The Limosilactobacillus panis DNA segment GGCAATCTCACCGTTCGGATCGTAGTCGAGCTGGTAGCGGTCGTTCAGGAAGTGAGCAATCGCCTTCCGCAGGGCGATGGTCCCGACCCCTGGAGCATAGTGGGAGTCGTTATCGTTAATGCTCTTAATGGCGGCTTCCTTCATGGCGTCCGGGACGTTGAAGTCCGGTTCCCCCAGGGTTAGTTTAATAATGCCTGGGACCTGGCTGGCCTTGGCATCGAATTCCCGGATGCCGACAGGCTTGAGACGGGCGAAGTTGTTGTTCAGACGGTTCATTAGACTTGGTTTAGTTGCTGGCATGATAAAATTCCTCCTTGAAAATACGAAAAAGACCCGGAGTGGATTAACCATATCCGGGTCTTTTCATCAGATTGGAATGAGTATGATGAGGAGGGCTCCGGATATGTTAGACCATCCGGAAACCGCCAATGACAAAATCACTGCTGGTTAGCGGATAGCATGACGCTAAACCAGAAGTAATATGCCCGATTCAATTGTTGAATCCGTGATTTCATCATTAGTGAACTCCTTAATTAACTGATTGTTAATCATTCTAATTTATTTTTAACCTTTGTCAAGGGTTAGCCGGAAATTAATTCGGGCCCACCGCGGGAGATGCTTGCTATCACGGGCGTTTTCTCCATCCGCAAAAAATCTCAAATTATTTCACTTTTTTGCTATACCTCAATTGTCAAGTTAAGTGCAACACTAATGGCCTATTCTTATAATTGGTCTAGAAAGTTAAACCAGTTGTGGCATAACATCCGCTGGACAACTATAGCTTAAACAGCGGCGGGGACGGTGATTCAGCGTGTCTTGAACCAACTGCAGATCCACTAATGAGAGGTTTTTAAAGGAATGCCCCTTTGGGAAGGACTCTCTTAATTGACCATTCACATTCTCATTAGTGCCCCGTTCCCAGGGAGAATATGGATGGGCAAAGTAGATTTCCGTTCCTTGAACCTGATTTAAACTAGCGAATTCCGAGCCGTTGTCAAACGTGATCGTCCGAAAGTTTTCTGCACCGTAATCATCAATCGTATCTTGGAGGGCTTGCCGGCAAGTCTCTGCCCGGTAATCAGGCAATTTAACGATAATTTCCATCCGGCTAACTCGCTCGGTTAACGTCATTAAAGCTGGTTCGGACTCAACCCGTTTGGCTTTCACTAAGTCGCCTTCCCAATGGCCCAACTCCTGACGTTTCCGAACCACTGCGGGCCGGTCTTCAATGGACTGTCCAAGCCGTTTTTTATTCAGGCGGGCATGTCGGTGATTCGGGCGTTTAACGCGGCGACGTAGCTTCATGGGTAAATCATAGTTGTGAAGCTCCAGGAGCTTGCCAGCCTCGATATACCGATAGACCGTAGCCGTTGATGGGCAGGGAAAGCCCGGGTAATGAGCTTTGAAATAGTGGACATACGTATCGACACTGAAAACTCGTGGCTTAGCTTTTAAAGCTTTCGGCAGGGACTTGAAGAACACGGCAGCCCGCTGCAGTAAACCTTTGGGGTGACACTTGGCCCGCTGTTCTCGATAGTAAGCCGCCCCGCGCTCGGCAAAGTAGCCCTGATATGACCGATGTTTCTGGGAATCAATCTGGGTGGTTAACCCGCGTTTTAATTCGCGAGAAATGGTGCTGGGACTCCGGTGAGGCCGGCTGGCGATCTGACGAACGCCAAATCCTAATCGAGTCAGGGACTCAATTTGACCGCGTTCAAAAGATTGGAGTTGTTGGTAATGCTTAGGCATGATATTCTTAGTTTGGGTCATGAAGACACCTATCCTTATCTGTTGATTTTGTCGTTAATAATAAGAATAGGCCTTCATGGTCTTTTAAGCTAGTCTAATTGGTCTAGTTATCAAGTGTTGCACTTCAATTTTAAATCGGGGCTTTTTTGCTATATTACACTTGCGTTATACCACAGATGTGATATAATAATAGATGTAAAGGAAGTGAAGAGCGATGCGGATCGATATTAAGCGATATCTGGAGGTGCATAATCTGACCATCTACCAAGTATCAAAACGGTCCGGCTATGGCTACACGACTTTGCATAAATCATTTAACAAACCACAATCAAGTTCTACGTCGCTAAATCTTCGCGACCTTGATGCACTAGCGCAAGTCGAACATAAAGCGATGTGGGAAGTACTGCGTGATTTAGAGAATCATTATCTATACCACGATGATGATGAGTCGCTGTAGTCAGAAAGCCGCTAGTTTTTTGACTGACAATTAATGAAACTGACTACAACTAATTAAGAGAAAAAGTACAAGGGGGTACTGCGATATGGCACAAAATCCAATGGATCCATTTAACAGCGATATGAATGACATCTTCAACCAATTAATGGGTGGAATGAATGGTTACAACTCTG contains these protein-coding regions:
- a CDS encoding IS30 family transposase: MTQTKNIMPKHYQQLQSFERGQIESLTRLGFGVRQIASRPHRSPSTISRELKRGLTTQIDSQKHRSYQGYFAERGAAYYREQRAKCHPKGLLQRAAVFFKSLPKALKAKPRVFSVDTYVHYFKAHYPGFPCPSTATVYRYIEAGKLLELHNYDLPMKLRRRVKRPNHRHARLNKKRLGQSIEDRPAVVRKRQELGHWEGDLVKAKRVESEPALMTLTERVSRMEIIVKLPDYRAETCRQALQDTIDDYGAENFRTITFDNGSEFASLNQVQGTEIYFAHPYSPWERGTNENVNGQLRESFPKGHSFKNLSLVDLQLVQDTLNHRPRRCLSYSCPADVMPQLV